The region TTGCGAGCTAATTACGCTGTCTACGTTAAATTCCGGCGGGAATGTTGCTTCGAACATAACATCCAAAGCGTCTGCTCTGACCTGAATTTCATCTGTTCCGTTGTCCAAAGTAACCATCCCGTTTATTGGATTAACGGTAATATCATAAACAGCTGTGAATGTTCGATTCCTTTGAGCTCTGATTTCTTCTCTCTCAGGGTCTATTGAAATGGAGACCACAGGATTAACCAAAGTTAGAGTTGTTGTCATAAGTTCAACATTTCCAGGGTTAGCATTTAAGGTTGCATTATTAACAATTATGGTCGGAGCGTCATTGAATACATCAGGGTCAGGCGTTACAACAACTGTTATAGACACTTCCTGCCCAGGCGCCATATCCGGTATTTCACAAGTGGCGTTGTTAGGATTAAATGGAGTATCAAAGACGCAATCTACACCAGGTATATTGGAAAGAATCTCATCGCCTATTACGCCATCAGGGAGATTGTCAGTAAATAACACGTCTGTGGCAGTAAAGTTAGTGTTATTGATTATTGTTGATTCGTACCTTAGCTGCTGACCTGCCACAACAGGATCTGGATCATCAGTTGTGGTAAAGCTTAATCCACTTAGGATCGCTGTGTTTGTAAAACTACAGGAAACAGACTCATCCGCGTCCAGGTCAATTGTTACAGTTCTTGTACCTAGGTTTGTTGTTGATCCCATATCATTACATACTAAATCTGAAAGGAAAAACCCTCCTGGATTGACACTAGGATCTCTCTCGCTAACTGTGTATGTTCCTGGAGCAACATCAGTAAATGTCATGTTTTGTCCATCATTTAGCATAAAAGTGCCGTCTGGCGCCGTTATATCTTCATCAAATGTAAAATTCGTTGCACCTGCGGGATCCGTGATTTTCTCAATAACAATTGTGCCATTAGCCGTATTTGTGAAATTGCAGGTGATGTCATCATCATCCTCGTCAATCTCAATAGTTACAGACCTATTTCCTAGGTTTACGGTTGTATCAGAGCTATTGCAAGTAATATTAGTTAATGTATATCCGGGTGTTACATTTTCTACTACTGTATAAACACCGCCAAGTACATTTTGAACCACCAGCCCAGTTGCACTTGTAATTGTGAAACTCGACTCCCCAGGAATGTCAGATGTGAACCCGAACTGCTGCGCATTATCTACAGGGTCTGTGATTTTGTTTATTCTAATTGTTGCGTTACCGTTGTTTGTATAGGTAACGATCATGTCACATGCTTCAATCGCGTCATCCAAAGTGATGGTCGATACACCTGTTAGATTATTGGAAACTACATCACTACCGTCACATTCATCTTCATTAGAAGTAATTACCAAATCGGTTCCCATTGGCACCATCTCGGTTATTGTGTAGACACCATCAGCTAAATTATCAAATAGCTGCTGTTCTCCACCATCAAGTTCAAATTCTGTTGGAGCAGTTGTTGAAGTGAAGTCGAAGGGCCCTTGTCCGGCTGGAGTAGTTGCTTTAACTACAGTTATGCTGTTTTGTGCTTGTGAAAACGTTGGTGTTGCAATTACTGCTACCAAAGAAAGGAAAATAACACTAAGTGAACATACTATTAATTTTTTCATCCTTTTCTCCCCTATACTACATAGATTGTATAGTTTGGATTATAACAGAACATATTGATCAATGTAAGTATTTATGAATTAAATTAAACGGTCTGTATATTGCCATTTGTAGATCATGCTTCTTGCTGGTTCTGTAGGATCAGTTTTTTTGTAAAATTAGTAAAAATTGTATATTTTGCTTTCAATCTATATAAAGCACCTTGAGATCATAAACATATGACTATTTATAACCTAATTAGCTTCGTCGGTATTTTCATCCTCTTAGGTTTTGCTTGGCTATTTTCTACAAACAAGCGAAATGTTAACTATAAAGTAATAATCTGGGCTTTAATAATACAGTTTATATTTGCGGGATTTATTTTTTTAGTACCCCCCGGTGCTAAGATCTTCTTGTTTTTAAATGAGATTGTGGTCTTAGTATTAAATTCAGCATCTGCAGGCTCAGAATTCTTATTCGGCAGACTCGCTCTAGCCCCAGGCTCCACAAATCAATATGGAGAGGAGTCTATGGGCTTTTTCCTTGCATTTCAGGCGCTTCCGACAATCATCTTCTTCTCCGCCCTAGTATCTATACTGTACTACTACAATATAATGCAGAGGGTCATAAAAGGTTTTTCATACGCGTTTACCAAACTAATGAATATCTCAGGAGCAGAGTCTTTAAGCGCGGCCAGCAACATATTTGTCGGCATTGAGTCAGCCCTTACTATTAAGCCCTACTTAAATGATATGACCCGCTCTGAGCTATGCACAGTTCTTACGGCTGGTATGGCAACGGTTTCCTCTAACATACTAGCACTTTACGTGTTCAGCCTTCAGAGCCAGTTCCCTACAATTGCAGGCCATCTTATCTCTGCCTCAATTCTCTCAGCCCCTGCAGCTGTTGTGATGTCTAAGCTGCTGGTTCCGGAGGATAATTCGCCAACAACTTTGGGCACAAATGTAAATCCATATTACGAGAAAGAGGGCAGTTTGTTTGAATCTATAATAAATGGCGCTGAAAGCGGGGTTAAGTTAATTATTGGTATTGTTGCCCTTCTTATTGCAATCCTTGGTCTTGTGGCGCTATTAGATCTGATAGTAGGTGGGGTGGGTACCCATATTAATAGCTTTATTGGAATAAATATTGACTGGTCTTTAAAAGGATTTATGGGATACCTTTTTTACCCATTTACTTTAATAATTGGAGTTCCGTATTCAGACGCGTATACGATTTCTAAAATTATCGGTGAGAGAACAATCGTTACAGAAGTAGTGTCTTACAACGATCTTGCATATGCAATTGAGAATGGTCTTCTTAATGATCCGCGTTCTCAAGTGGTTGCAGCCTATGCAATTTGTGGGTTTGCCCACATAGCTTCCATGGCAATTTTTGTAGGCGGTGTGGCTGCGCTAGCGCCGTCTAGAAAAAAGGATATAGCCGCTATGGGACTTAGAGCTCTAGTTGCTGCAACCCTTGCTTGCTTAATGACTGCCTGTATTGCAGGAGTCTTCTTCACAGAAAAATCCATTCTGTTTTAATCCACCTGGCTTCATACGAACGTACTATTTTTTAGACGCTGATTTTTAGCGAATTTTGCCCATTAGTGGCATATGAATGAACTGTTTTTATGCAGGCGTTCGTATTGTAAGTTAGGAGGCTCATATTGAGAGAGCAGAGTACGAAAGAAAGAATTTTGGATTCGGCCGAGTTTTTATTTGCAAGTAAAGGATTAAAAGAGACTTCGGTCAGAGATATTACTTCCCATGCCAATGTCCACCTGGCAGCAGTGAACTATCATTTTCAGACAAAGGACGGGCTTTTAAAAGCGCTTATGGACAGAAGAATAGAGCCGCTTAACCGCCAAAGACTGGAGCTGTTAGAAAAATATGAAAACCGCTTTGGCGAAGACACAGTTCCGGTTGAATACGCTCTTTATGCGCTATTAGCGCCTGGTATACGGATGTGTTTTGAAGAGCCTCACTTTTTAAAAATAACAGGACAAGTGGTCTCTCATCCCGATGAGGAGACCTATACAATATTTGTTACAAATTTTGAGGGAGTCTTTTCACGCTTTAGAGATGTGCTTGCGGTTTCGCTGCCGCATATATCGGAAGAAGAACTTATGTGGAGGATCCATTTTTTAACAGGGTCTATGATCCACACATGGACAAATCATAGAGGGCTTACGGCTCTATCGAGCGGAGTTTGTGAGCTTGGAGATCAACAAGAGCTAGTGAATAAATTAATAGCTTTTTGCTCAGCTGGTTTAAAAGCACAGAGCTATGTTCACCCAAAAGAAGATGAGCAGGTTTAAGAGATTAAAAAAAATCATAATCGATGGAGGAAGCAGAATAATGAAAGCTACAGCTTTTGAGACGGCAGTAGATGACTATGGAGCAGAGAATTTTGAATTAATGGATGGGCAGGAGTATGGAAGCACTTCGATTAATGAGGATATTCTTAATAACGAAATAGAGTATGGCGAAAAACCTGTAAAAACTAATACCAAAGAAAATAAATACGACAACAACAACGAGCTCAGACTTGTTAATGCTTACTTTAAGGAAGTTGGGTGTGAGACCCTATTAAAGGCAAAAGATGAGATAGAGATTTCGGCTAAGATAAAAGAGTGTGATTTTCAGGCAAGAGCACTAATAAAATCAATTCAAAAAACAACTGGACTAAAATCAACTCACACTATGGAGCAGTATGTATCAGAGCTAAAGTGCATGGTGGAGGAGCCGTCCTTTAGATCACAATTCAGCTCAGAGCAATTTGAGAGCATTCAAAAGCACGCAGCTGTCCTTGATGCGTATGTGAAAAAGGCAAATCAGCTGAGAAACTTCTTTGTAAGAGCAAATCTCAGGCTCGTCGCAAGTATGGCAAAGAAATACGTTGGCCGCGGCATCCCGTTTTTAGACCTGATACAAGAGGGCAACCTTGGACTAATAAAAGCTGTTGAGAGGTATGACCACACTAAGGGCTATAGATTTTCGACCTACGCCTGCTGGTGGATTAATCAGGCTATGAACAGAGGAGTGTTCAGCCAGACAAGGACAGTTAAGATCCCTGCCTACGTATTGGAGAAGGCTGGTAAGGTCTGGAGTGAGAGGGCAAAATACGTAGAGGAGCACGGGCGTGAGCCGCACCCAAGGGAGCTTGTAGGAAAAGTGGGTATGAGCTTGGAGAACGTTAGGCAGGTTCTTGAATCACACAACGGAAGAAACATGGTTTGTCTTGACTCTCCTGTTTGGAACGGCGAGAAGGCTACTTATATGGATTACATGGAAGATGCAGATACTCTTCCTGTAGACACTCTGATCGCAGAAGTGTCTATTCCATCGAGCATTGAGCACGCTCTTGAGCTTCTAGATGAAAGAGAGCGTGAGGTGGTTAAGATGCGTTTTGGTATCGGCTATAATCAGCCTGCTACATTAGATGAGATAGGTAAGAGTTTTGGACTTACCAGAGAGAGAATCAGGCAGATTGAAAAGCTGGCGTTAAAAAAAATAAGAGAATCTTCATCTGCTCCGGCACTTAAAAGTTTGATTGAAAAAAATTAAAGGAAGAAGGCGATCCATTTGAGGTGGGTGGAGGGTACCTTAAATGGACCGCTTCTTTTTTCTCTACTGTGTTTGCACTTAATATTCAGAAAATAAAATTTTTTATAAAAAAGACTTGA is a window of Thermodesulfobacteriota bacterium DNA encoding:
- a CDS encoding nucleoside transporter C-terminal domain-containing protein; translated protein: MTIYNLISFVGIFILLGFAWLFSTNKRNVNYKVIIWALIIQFIFAGFIFLVPPGAKIFLFLNEIVVLVLNSASAGSEFLFGRLALAPGSTNQYGEESMGFFLAFQALPTIIFFSALVSILYYYNIMQRVIKGFSYAFTKLMNISGAESLSAASNIFVGIESALTIKPYLNDMTRSELCTVLTAGMATVSSNILALYVFSLQSQFPTIAGHLISASILSAPAAVVMSKLLVPEDNSPTTLGTNVNPYYEKEGSLFESIINGAESGVKLIIGIVALLIAILGLVALLDLIVGGVGTHINSFIGINIDWSLKGFMGYLFYPFTLIIGVPYSDAYTISKIIGERTIVTEVVSYNDLAYAIENGLLNDPRSQVVAAYAICGFAHIASMAIFVGGVAALAPSRKKDIAAMGLRALVAATLACLMTACIAGVFFTEKSILF
- a CDS encoding TetR family transcriptional regulator; translated protein: MREQSTKERILDSAEFLFASKGLKETSVRDITSHANVHLAAVNYHFQTKDGLLKALMDRRIEPLNRQRLELLEKYENRFGEDTVPVEYALYALLAPGIRMCFEEPHFLKITGQVVSHPDEETYTIFVTNFEGVFSRFRDVLAVSLPHISEEELMWRIHFLTGSMIHTWTNHRGLTALSSGVCELGDQQELVNKLIAFCSAGLKAQSYVHPKEDEQV
- a CDS encoding sigma-70 family RNA polymerase sigma factor, with amino-acid sequence MKATAFETAVDDYGAENFELMDGQEYGSTSINEDILNNEIEYGEKPVKTNTKENKYDNNNELRLVNAYFKEVGCETLLKAKDEIEISAKIKECDFQARALIKSIQKTTGLKSTHTMEQYVSELKCMVEEPSFRSQFSSEQFESIQKHAAVLDAYVKKANQLRNFFVRANLRLVASMAKKYVGRGIPFLDLIQEGNLGLIKAVERYDHTKGYRFSTYACWWINQAMNRGVFSQTRTVKIPAYVLEKAGKVWSERAKYVEEHGREPHPRELVGKVGMSLENVRQVLESHNGRNMVCLDSPVWNGEKATYMDYMEDADTLPVDTLIAEVSIPSSIEHALELLDEREREVVKMRFGIGYNQPATLDEIGKSFGLTRERIRQIEKLALKKIRESSSAPALKSLIEKN